A genomic region of Papaver somniferum cultivar HN1 chromosome 7, ASM357369v1, whole genome shotgun sequence contains the following coding sequences:
- the LOC113294948 gene encoding inorganic pyrophosphatase 1-like: protein MAGIVILFDFDKTIIDHDSDNYVIDELGFTQLFDELLPTMPWNTLMDKMMLELHSNGKTIEDIANVLRRAPLDANIISAIKSAHALGCELKILSDANLFFIETILEHHGLSGYFSEINTNPGFVDDQGRLRIFPYHDFTTAPHGCTTACHGCPICPPNMCKGIIFDRIKAEAYADGKKRIIYLGDGKGDYCPSLKLEPSDRLMPRKDYPLWELISSDPSLIKAEIHEWTDGKEQEQILLQLINTINFEDTNINAAGVTLLAGDCKFQTIPVSNHESFPKVLAVPIKS from the exons ATGGCAGGAATTGTGATTTTATTCGACTTCGACAAGACGATTATCGATCACGATAGTGATAATTATGTCATTGATGAATTGGGTTTCACTCAATTGTTTGATGAACTCTTGCCTACCATGCCCTGGAATACTCTCATG gATAAGATGATGTTAGAGCTTCACTCTAATGGGAAGACAATTGAAGACATTGCCAATGTTTTGAGACGCGCTCCATTGGATGCTAATATCATTTCAGCCATTAAATCAGCTCATGCTCTTGG GTGTGAATTGAAAATTTTGAGTGACGCAAATCTGTTCTTCATTGAAACAATACTAGAACATCATGGGTTGTCAGGTTACTTCTCAGAAATCAACACGAACCCGGGTTTCGTCGATGACCAAGGAAGATTAAGAATCTTCCCATACCATGATTTCACCACTGCTCCTCATGGTTGCACTACTGCTTGTCATGGTTGTCCCATCTGCCCTCCCAACATGTGCAAG GGTATAATATTTGACCGGATCAAAGCAGAAGCTTACGCAGATGGCAAGAAGAGAATTATCTATCTTGGAGATGGAAAGGGTGATTACTGCCCAAGTTTGAAGCTCGAGCCATCCGACCGTCTTATGCCAAGAAAAGACTACCCACTCTGGGAACTAATTTCCAGTGACCCATCACTAATCAAGGCAGAAATTCACGAATGGACCGATGGTAAAGAACAAGAACAAATTTTACTTCAACTCATTAACACAATAAACTTTGAAGATACTAACATTAACGCAGCCGGGGTAACACTGTTGGCGGGCGATTGCAAGTTTCAGACGATTCCGGTTTCAAATCACGAGTCGTTTCCCAAAGTTCTTGCAGTGCCCATTAAAAGTTAG
- the LOC113294953 gene encoding inorganic pyrophosphatase 1-like — protein MAGIVILFDFDKTIIDHDSDNYVIDELGFTQLFDELLPTMPWNTLMDKMMLELHSNGKTIEDIANVLRRAPLDANIISAIKSAHALGCELKILSDANLFFIETILEHHGLSGYFSEINTNPGFVDDQGRLRIFPYHDFTTAPHGCTTACHGCPICPPNMCKGIIFDRIKAEAYADGKKRIIYLGDGKGDYCPSLKLEPSDRLMPRKDYPLWELISSDPSLIKAEIHEWTDGKEQEQILLQLINTINFEDTNINAAGVTLLAGDCKFQTIPVSNHESFPKVLAVPIKS, from the exons ATGGCAGGAATTGTGATTTTATTCGACTTCGACAAGACGATTATCGATCACGATAGTGATAATTATGTCATTGATGAATTGGGTTTCACTCAATTGTTTGATGAACTCTTGCCTACCATGCCCTGGAATACTCTCATG GATAAGATGATGTTAGAGCTTCACTCTAATGGGAAGACAATTGAAGACATTGCCAATGTTTTGAGACGCGCTCCATTGGATGCTAATATCATTTCAGCCATTAAATCAGCTCATGCTCTTGG GTGTGAATTGAAAATTTTGAGTGACGCAAATCTGTTCTTCATTGAAACAATACTAGAACATCATGGGTTGTCAGGTTACTTCTCAGAAATCAACACGAACCCGGGTTTCGTCGATGACCAAGGAAGATTAAGAATCTTCCCATACCATGATTTCACCACTGCTCCTCATGGTTGCACTACTGCTTGTCATGGTTGTCCCATCTGCCCTCCCAACATGTGCAAG GGTATAATATTTGACCGGATCAAAGCAGAAGCTTACGCAGATGGCAAGAAGAGAATTATCTATCTTGGAGATGGAAAGGGTGATTACTGCCCAAGTTTGAAGCTCGAGCCATCCGACCGTCTTATGCCAAGAAAAGACTACCCACTCTGGGAACTAATTTCCAGTGACCCATCACTAATCAAGGCAGAAATTCACGAATGGACCGATGGTAAAGAACAAGAACAAATTTTACTTCAACTCATTAACACAATAAACTTTGAAGATACTAACATTAACGCAGCCGGGGTAACACTGTTGGCGGGCGATTGCAAGTTTCAGACGATTCCGGTTTCAAATCACGAGTCGTTTCCCAAAGTTCTTGCAGTGCCCATTAAAAGTTAG